From Medicago truncatula cultivar Jemalong A17 chromosome 7, MtrunA17r5.0-ANR, whole genome shotgun sequence, a single genomic window includes:
- the LOC25497776 gene encoding uncharacterized protein translates to MGLTNFIITVAGVSAVVLLLRSDVKQSASIFKRNVKQIRHWLEEETANSSKKIEKTAKELESKVPPKDPPKDDKH, encoded by the exons ATGGGTTTGACGAATTTCATAATTACGGTTGCCGGTGTTAGCGCTGTGGTTCTTCTTCTAAGGAGTGATGTGAAGCAATCTGCGTCCATTTTCAAACGCAACGTCAAACAAATTCGTCATTGGCTTGAAGAAGAAACCGCTAATTCTTCAAA GAAAATTGAAAAGACTGCAAAGGAACTGGAATCAAAGGTTCCTCCAAAAGACCCTCCTAAGGACGACAAACACTAA